The genomic interval CTTCTGTGCCAAAGGGGAGCTCAGGCCGTCCATCTCCCCCTTGGCTCTCCCCAACTTGGCGCACCCTCCCTCCCGTCTCTCCCTGACACTCCCACCACCCCCCCTCGGCTCGGCTGCTCGGTGCGATGCTGCAGAAGACGCGCTGAGCCCTTTTGGATCTAATGCGCAGAGCAGGTTGGCCCAGAGCTCCTGGGCTCCCCCAAGGCTGAACTCCATCCAAGGTGCCCGCAGGCTCCCTGCCCGCCTTCCCCATGCCAGCCCGCAGCTAGGGGCAGGGGCAGCGGcggctggggttgggggtgggtggggagcttTTGGGGAGGACAGGTCGCAGCTTGGCTATGGAAGGCTCCAATGGCTTTGGGATCGACTCCATTCTCTCCCACCGAGCGGGCAGCCCCGCCCTTCCCAAGGGGGACCCCTTGCTCGGGGACTGCCGCTCTCCCCTGGAGCTGAGTCCTCGCTCAGAGAGCAGCAGCGACTGCTCTTCACCAGCCTCGCCAGGAAGGGACTGTCTGGAGACGGGAGCCCAGCGGCCTGGCGGGGCTTCGGGACCAGGTTTGGACTCCCACCTGCAGCCTGGGCAGCTCTCGGCCCCAGCCCAGTCTCGCACCGTGACCTCCTCCTTTCTGATCAGGGACATCCTTGCCGACTGCAAACCGCTTGCGGCCTGTGCACCCTACTCTAGCAGCGGGCAGCCAGCCGCTCCTGACCCTGGGGGCCGTCTTGCGGCCAAGGCTGGGGAGGACTTTAGAGACAAGCTGGACAAAAGTGGCAGCAACGCCTCATCGGACTCTGAGTATAAAGGTAAGAAAGTGGGAGATGAAAACCTAGGGGAGGGGGGCTCCATTTCTGAACATGGCATTAAAACTGGGGTGCACACACGCAGGGACATGCACATGATCACCCGGAGCGCCCCCGGGCCCAGGCAGAGCTGCTGGTCTCATCTGAAGCTTTCAGTCAGTCAGCCCCGTGGTTATGCTTTTGAGCAACAAAGAGTCCAGCGGAGAGAGCGAGGAGAGGAATTCTATGTGACCCAGGAGAGATTCCCGAAAACACACAAAGCTAACTTTCCAAACTTTGGCTGGGACTAACCAAGCCTCCGGTGGGAGAAGCAAGTTCCTCTCAGGCCAGTGGCTCTCTGGGAAAAGACCTTGCAGAAGCAACGGAAGACCCAATAGGTTCTGCTCGAATGCTTTTTTATAAGGGGGAAAACCTAGCAGGAAATTTCAGCTGGAGCGCTGAGAACAGTCAATTTTCCACCCTTTAATTTGAATATCCAGATGGGGAGGGGAATTCAGCTTCCTCTCCCGTTGGCCCCCGGTGTGATCCAGGTCCAGGGAATCGTGCAAAAGAAATGCTCAGTTCAAAGTAGAAACAGCAGTCGGGCAGGCGGCTGGCTGGCTGGGATCGAGTTCAGAGGTCTCCGTGCTCACCCAACTGTTCTCACTGGATTTCATTTGAAGTGCACTGAGCAATCAACTTTGGGCTGTGTGTGTGGGACCCAGAGATCCCCTAGCACCCAGCCTATACTGGGGTTGCAGGACCCTTTACTTGCTTTTTCTCCCCCTGAATCTTTCCATAGTTTCCTTTCCATCCTCCTTAACCAGAGTGCTGAGATCAGCActaagagggaagagggaaggaggaaggaaagaagaaagaaaggaaaaagggaaggaaggagagaaagaattcCTTAATTTTGTTTCTCGTCCTGGCCACTGCCTTGACTTTAGGTCTTTGGTGAGGCCAGAGGCACAAAGTTCTTTCTCAGGGAGAAGtcaggaggcaggaagggaaggagttTCAGAGCCCTGTGTCCCCATCCAGTAGAAAATGAAGGGCTGGCAGGCGCTGTTCAGAGCTCTTTCAGCCTTATAATTAATTCCTGGAATGCTTTCCATGAGATAAAGCTTCCCTATAAAGCCAACTTCTATATTGTCTTGGGGGCCCTACGTCTCCTGACCCATATTTGCACTAAGTCATCACAAAAATTTAGGAAGGCTCATTTAACACTCTCCTCCCAACCAAGAATTCATTGTGGACACGCCCTGACCTCAAACCAAAACCCATATGGGGCCCCACTCCACATctcattccctcctccactgCCCCAAGCAACCGGTGGAGACTCCCGAGGTCTCCCTGGGTCAGCCGTGCTAGATGGGCAGGTTGGGCTGGAGCTAGAGGAAGGGGGTCCAGATGCCTGTGGCCCAGGGACCCCTGTTCCTCCCCCCAGGTCTGTTTAGAGAGACAAGGAAAACTTGCCTGGGAGAAAAACAGGTGTGTGGTGGGGAAGTGAGGGGGAGCAAGGGAGGCaaggtaaatatatatgtgtaacaccatattttattatttataattctcAACAACACCCAGATTTATAGTTAGAGTAAGCCACAAGACCCTCCTGCACCGCGTGTTGCTGGTGAAAGAGTTTGGCTCGTgtctctttatttgtttatttttttgcccaTAGGTGGGATTTTGAGTCAAGGTTTCGGTTAAGATAATTGGAATATCAATTTTCTTCTCTTGTCCCTGATGATATCTGATCGGGGTGGTGATGAGGGCCGGCTGTCCACATATCACTTAAATAGGGTTGGAGCTGAAGATAGAGGAAGGTCTCCCCGACATTTGCATCAACAAAGTCCCGGgtgaagaagcagaagaaataacCGCCTCCGGAGCATTTCTCAAAGGCGGACCGAAGCAGGATACCTTAccgagagacagacagacacacggGGTTGGCAGCTAAGCGACTCCCCTATCCACCTTCCATGCAAAGAGTCCCTCCTCCAAGGAGGGCACGCAGGGAAGGTCAGTCCTATCCCAAGTTTTGGCATCAAAGGTTCCTCAGCATAGCATTTAAAGAAGCGGAACCGGGCTTTGAAGTCAGGCGTTCTGCAGCACACGGCCTGGCTTGCAAGAGCCGATATCCATGGAGAAACGAACGGGCACTGTGCTCCCAGCCGGGAGGGTTGGGGCAGGGGGGTGCCTGGAACTCTCAGGCGTTGAGATTGACTGAGCCTGCTTCGGAGGTTGAGGCTGGGCACCCGCGAGTGTGTATCTGAAGGCTCCAACCTGCGCCTGGGAGAGGAATTAGAGAAAAAGCCCCAGGAGCCAACCCGTTCTTCTGGATACCCTAAACTcaacctccaccccaccccccaaccttgGAGCTCAGTCCTGAGAAATGGGGGGTTTTTACAAATAGGCCAGACAATGAGGTCAAAAAGTAAGGTTTCCACAATATCAAGTTAGAGGTTTGGATAATCGTTTCCTCAAACTTGTTCCAACTTTACCTGCCTGGCCTAGACAGAAAAGATCCCCCATCCTAATAGATCCTCATCTGCTCAGGCAGCCTTGCTCAAAAGTCCAGGCGGGCAGGGAGAGGCCGGCGAGCTGGTCTGGAGGAGGCAGTGGGAAGGcgtggacccccccccccccccccaccggcTTCTCACCGGCTTCTCACCGGTTTCTCACCGGCTAGCGCTCTCCTGGCTCAACCGCTGGGGTGTACCCAGTGACCAGTGCCCTCGCAGTCTTGAACCGCTTTCTGGTTGAAAAGTCTTGCTCCCTCGTGGCTCAATTAACCGGATTATTGTTTCCTACAGAGAGAAATCAACTCGCATTCAGCTGAACCCTGTCACTGCAAACGCCATGCTCAGTGAAACTCAGcataaaggaaaaatagagaaaaagagggagggaagcCCCATGCCCATTTTGGGGAGATGGTCTCTGGTGATATCATCACTTtaggggaagaaggagggaggtCATTGAGCTTGCTCCAGCAAGTGTGCATTTTCGGTGcactcaattctaaaggaaagtgctggggaaaaaagaaaccacaCTGTCCAGTCCCATCCTTGTGACTCAGGAGCGGGGACCCTGCTGGTGTGTCTCAACCATTGGGGGAAACACAGGGCAGCTACCGTAGGCAAATGACAAGGACACACGGACCTCAGAGATGTGTGCATCTGAGGGGTAAACATGTCACTTATTTTTCCAAATGCTTTGTGCTCCCAGATCGGGCACCTGGCAGTTTGCATTTTGCGCTGTGCACCGTTTTAATTTAAGAAACAGGCGAACCATCCCTATAGATTCGCACCCAAAGAGGGGCCAGGCGAGACATGGGTGTCCTTCAGGACCACCGTCCACTCCAGGGTGAACAGGTTTTTGTCCCTCGACATGGGTTCTTCTCCCCAGACTCTGGCCCTCAGCTTCACCTCTTCCTGGCCCAGATGCAGCCAGAGAATCGGGGGCACAGTCCTAAACCCCGGAGCATGCACcggagcagcccaccaggctggaaCTCCTGGGTCCCCTCCCCACCGCTCCCCTCCCCTGGCAGATCCACCCAGTCAGTCCTCTAATCCCTCCAGGGAGTGCCCGTGCAGTGTGGGAGCTGGGTCGAGTTCTTTCTAGGCTTTGGGTTACTTCTCGGAGGTGTCGATCCTCCTCGGTCTGAGGGCTGGGAGGTCTCAGCCCTGAGCAGCTTTGCCTCGGCCCCACGGCTCTCGAGTGCAGCGGGGCCACCACCACCGGGAGCCACATTTACAAGACCGTAAGGGCGGGCGGGTGGCGAGGCTGGGCCCTGATGCACGGCTGTGTCTCCGCAGTGAAGGAGGAGGGCGACCGGGAGATCTCCAGCTCCAGGGACAGCCCTCCGGTGCGCCTGAAAAAGCCACGCAAGGCGCGCACGGCCTTCACCGACCACCAGCTGGCACAGCTGGAGCGCAGCTTCGAGCGGCAGAAGTACCTGAGCGTGCAGGACCGCATGGAGCTCGCAGCCTCGCTCAACCTCACCGACACGCAGGTCAAGACCTGGTACCAGAACCGCAGGTGaggccctctccctctcctccccgccCTTCCACGGGACCCGCCCGGGACACGGGTCTGACTGCCGGGAGGACCTCTGAGCTTTCCCCATTCTGTGAAACTGGGAAAGTGAGGCCTCGGGCAGAGAGAGAAAGCCTTGCCCGAAGCCCACAGTGAGGGATAGAGACAGGACTGGATCAGGTGGACAGATAGACATACGGACCACGGGAGGGCCAAGCCTGCCCACCCAGGCCACGTCCTAccacctccctccagccctgggcaGCCGCTGGGGTAGAGGGGGTGGCACTGAGCTTTCCCAGGATTCTTCAGGCCTTCCCAGTCTTTCTAGTCCCTGAAACTCAAGGAGGGAAGGGGCCCAGAACCAGCTCCTTGGGGCCTGATGAGACCGGAAAATTAGTGCTGTGCACTGGCCTCAAACCTGGTGTTTCCTAATCTTCCTTCCCAAGACATTCACAGGATAAAGAGAAACATAAATGCATACAAAACACACATACAGCCATTCGCTCAATCCAGTCACACACTCACGTTGACACAACTCACTAATACAAACACACCCACAGTCACCCGCACACTCTTAGCGGAGGCTGGAATGTTGCTTTCCATAAACAAGCTCAGAACACGCTGCCCCATTAATAATAAATACCGATTACTGCTTCGGGCATTAATAATTAAGGCCCGTTACAGTAATTACACaattatgatgatgatgaatAATTCAGGCAGGAAAACGGGGGTTGGTGTGGCTGAGTCCAGCTCAGTGGGGCTGCCTCACCGGCCAGGTGCACCCAGGAGTCCGGCCGCAGCCCTGGCAACCAGCGTGGCCTCGCTTCCTTGCCTTCCTCCAACCCCAGCCGGCACTCGGATGGGGGCCTCCCGGCTTCGGGACCGGACAGACTGTGGGGCTGGCCCCAAGCCTCAGACCTGCGCGCGGGGTGCGGCGGATGTGGCCGTGCGCTCTTCCCCTGCAGTCGCCGCGGTCTCTGGTCCGCGGGCTTCCGCAGAACCGTGGCCAACTGTGGTCCCGCGGCGAGGCTGGTCTCCTCCGGGCCGGTGGGGCGGCTGGCAGCATCAACCGCTCCCCATTCCGCCGCGAGCAGACCGACCCCGGCACCCCCTGCGGCCCTTTCCGGGGTGATCTTTCGTTCCAAGGCCTCCCCAGGGGGCCGATGCACGGGGGCGCGGGGCGGAGAGCTCCGACATCCCGCTCCAAGCGCCCAGGCTGGGATACCCTGCGCGAAGTGTGGCGAGCTTAGACCCCGGGCTTTAGGGATAAAACAGCCTAGCTTAGAGCCCGGGGTCTCCTCTTTCTAGGCCGTCCTGAGATCTGACCCACTCCTCAGTTCTCTTATCTGTAAGAGGGGATGACAGTAATGGAAGGTTCGTGGAAGATTGATAGCATAGATGCCTTTAATACGCGATAACGATGCCCAGCAACCCGTGATTTAGTGATATGAACGAATTAGTGGGCTCCCTCCTGGCCTCTCTGCAGGCGCTCCGGGGCAGGTACTCTGAGGGGCAGGGGTCTCCGAGCGCCCCAGTCCTGATCCCCGCCTTGCGCGTTTATTTCGGTCCCTAGGACTAAGTGGAAGCGACAGACGGCCGTCGGGTTGGAGCTGCTGGCCGAGGCGGGCAATTACTCGGCGCTCCAGCGGATGTTCCCGTCGCCTTATTTCTACCCGCAGAGTCTGGTTTCCAACCTGGATCCCGGCGCCGCGCTCTATCTGTACCGCGGGCCCAGCGCACCGCCACCCGCGCTGCAGAGACCTCTGGTCCCTCGCATCCTCATCCACGGACTCCAGGGCGCCagcgagccgccgccgccgctgcccccGCTGGCCGGCGTCCTCCCGCGCGCCGCGCAGCCTCGGTGaacgcccgcccgcccgccggcccGCCCGCCCGGGAGCACCCGGCCCCCCGCCCCGGGGCTCCGCGATGGGTCCCCCGTGCTCTGGGAGGGCGCAGGGTTTCACGCCTCTtcccggggcgggggcggctcCTCGACCGGCCCTCCCTGTCGTCGGGCCCAGGGTCCTCAAAAGGGCCAAATGCCAAGTCTTCTAAGGCCCGGACCCCCGGACTGAGTCCCCCTAACCCCCCGCGCCGTCCTCTCTCCCGGTCACTCCATCAGGGAGCCACTTCCATCCGGTGTACATACGTCCtatcccctcaccccacccccctcaACCCCGCCACCGGCGCGCCCCCTCCCGGGAGCAGGTGGGGCGACCTCTTTGCAGCGCTCTCCCCCTTCCCGTTCCAGCTGTACACCAAGCCCTCACCCCGCAGCCCTGACACACGGAGGGGAAGGGGAGTGCGgagccccccgccgcccccacccccgcaccaGGGCCGGCAGTAGAGCTGTACATACCGTGTGCAAAGTGTATATGAAGTTATTTATTCGTGACCCATCAGCCCATGACTGTGTCTGTGAATCAGTGAGCCTGTGGCCTGTGCCCACCCACCGCCCGCCGTGCCAGGCGGGGCAGGCCGAGGCCAGGGGACTTGCCCACCCACACCCCAACCCCCGCGTCCAGCCTCCGTCTGGGGGACAGTCAGACCCCTcgggttctctctcttttttaatgtcGAAAATAAACTTCTTACAAATGACCAGGCGCTTGTCCGCGCGCTCCGTTGGTCGGTCCGCGCTCGGCCCTTCCCCATTCCTCCAAAAGGTTCCTTTCCGGCTTCTGGGACTCAGGCTCTTCACCCTCAGTAAGGAAGCACTGTGACTCATCTCCCTCTCTTCCTGGGAGCTGCGGTTGAGGGCAGGAGTCCCCCTCCCgggcctcagtcttcccatctctACAGTGAGGCGAGCGCGCGGCTCCCCCACCTGCTCCTGCCTCTCCATCTGGTTCCGCGCTGTTCAGCCGGTCCCCGGGGCCGGGGTGGGGTCAGCGCCCGGGCAGGCTCGGCTGCGGGCCGGGATGCGGTGCCCTGGCTGAGCCAGCTCATCTGGCCGCAACAAGGGCGCCAGCAGCTGGTGACCGGCCGGGCGGGCGCGGGGGCCGACAGATGGGCTCCGAGGCTGCTCCCCCCGTGGGCCTCTCCGCCCTGCGCCTCGGCCGCGTGCATCAGCGGCTGGCGAGGGAGCTCCCGGCCCCTGCCCCGGGTAGGACCTGACGAGCCCTCGCTGGGGAACCCGACTCCCCCATTTTCTCACTGCCCCTTCACCCCATGACCATGTTGGGGACACCACCCAGAGGGAAGCCGAACCCCCGTTGTCTGCTCCGAGACCCCAGCCTCTGACTCCAGGTCTCAGGACAGGGATTTCAGTCTCCAGCCAGACTCCAGACTTCACGTTCCCGTTCAAAGGGCCAAGGTTACCTCCTGGGGCCCCGCTGCTCACAGGGGAGGTGGGCTCAGGTGGTCCGCTCCCACACACCACCTGCAGCTCAGACTCCCAGGAGGCGCCTGGAGCTGGGAAGTTTGGGCCCGGCAAGCCCAGCCCCCCTCCGGGTTTGTGGTGGACTGCTCCAGGAGAGGACTGCctggtggaggaggggtgggggttaGGATTCCACTCTTGACTCCCCTCCGCTGGCCTCTGCTACAGCTTCCTCCCGCCTCCCCGCCAGCACCCTCTGGCCTCCCCTTTTCTCTCCTAGGGTGAGGAGGGTATTATTCTAATTTTGCCAAATGCACAGCAGCTAATTAAGTCAaggagcccctcggctttcgagttcttttgcatgtgaatggGGGTTGGTAAATCCTCAGCTCTGGCTGGAGGGGGCAAGGGGGGACTGTCCCCAACTCAGGGTTAATGAAGTGGGAAAGAAGTCTCTCACAGCCTCCTGCAAacaaacccccacccccacccccacgcaaCACACCCTGCCCAAATCCTACATGGATTGACTGAAACCCAGGGGATAAGTGCTTTAAATTAATCTCATTGAATAAGAATGAGACCAAACAAAACTctttaaaatcatattaaaaatctATCAAAGGACAACTTGCACTGGTGTGCTTTTCATTTTGTGCAAGGGAAGGAGATAGACTGGAGCAACCACCCTTACATTTACACAGCGGCCGTGTAAATCACAGACACAGTCCCAACTATGTAATTGTCCTTGTACCTCCGAGCTGATTTCATATCTTACACTAATGAAGAACAAGGCTCCCCGACAAGTTTATAATTACAGTATTTTAAATTGTCCTGCACTTCCCATCTGTAATAATAACTTTACAACCTCCGCAGTGAGGTGGGCTTCGGTTTTCATCCATTTAGAAGGCTAAATCGGTTTCTCTGTCCCCAACCCCGGGGGCTGGGTGAACTCTCCcttaagatagaaaaaaaaaaagaaggaatgtgTGAGGCCCCCAGCAGGCAAGACAATAGAAGAGGCACTGAGAAAGCAGCGGCTCAGCGCCTCCActgacccacccccaccctactTAGAAACCTAGACTCCAGGGGAGCAGGGGCAACAGAGCTGAAAAGAAGTTGAGATTCCCCTAGCAGTCTTGTTGCGAGGCTTCCGAGCCTGTTTGAGAAGTCGAGCTGATTTTAAGGGGTGCTCAGCCGCCTCCACGCTGAAAGGCTTTGCTCTGAACTTCTCCTCTGGTGGAGCAGATTAAGAGATAAGGCGTCGTGGTCACGCAGGCAATTTAACAAGACCAGTGGAGCGCCCTTTGCAAGGAGGACAACTTCTCCAGTGGAGGGGGGGGAGCCTTAAATTTCTGTCTCCTGCAAGCGACGGCTGGATTCTAATGGCTTCCGCTGACTTTCCACTGAAGGGCTCAAGTGCTAAATACCTAGGGTGCTAGCAGTTTGGATATACCTGCCTTAGGGGCTCTCATTGACTCTTCTCTCTTCCCTAAATCTCGCCTCCCTTCACCacagtggggagaaaaaaaaaaaaaatcaaaggaatccaCCAGGCTTTGTCAGAATGTCCTTTGCTGTGAGTCGGTTGGCTCCGCTTCTCTGAAAGTGGAAAATGCCGCTTGCGTTGCATCAGCGCGGCCTTCCTTAATCACTCACCAAGGGCTCTCTGCCCTTTAGTGTGTGAGAATGGAGGCCCCTGCAAAGATGTGCAGCCCGCAGGGTTCCAAACATGAAGAcgtctggaatttaaaaaaagagcattttACAAGCCCATGAGGGAAAAAAGCTTTAGGCTGCAACATTCCATGAAATGTCCAGATTCTGACTTCTAAATATGGGGATCAGGTttatgagacagagaaagaggtaAGTTTGGGAAATTAGAAAAAGAGCAAGATTAGAAATACACACAAAATTAGGATATGTATAGTGGAATTAGGCTAAAGCTTTCCCTAATTGATGCCTGAAATATATAATCTGTCAAGAGCCAtaataagagagaaagagattttaaGGTTATTTAAATTTAGATAATATTAACCCTAAATCTGCTAAATCCATGTTTCTTTATTAACTGGGGGTAATGTATTGATTCTACTTAGAAACAGGCCCGGACAGCATCCGTGGCAGGAAACCTTCACTTAAGTCTCAGCACATGAAGAGGAAGTTTAGATCTCAAAATTACAGTCACTTAGATGCTTTGCAGGGCCCTAGCACTTCTGCCCGCTCCCAGGGCAGAGTCCTCCTTTCATGGAATGAGTACTTTGTGTGGGGGGAGGCGCAAAGCAGAGTTTCTCTTTGATCATTCCAGATCACTGGCATTAACCCTCTCAGACATCTGGGTCTTGCTGGCGAAGCTTGATCCCCCCTTTTCTCACCCCAATCTTGTGGACCCTCACATACGGAAATAAAAAGTAGGTGGCAAATTCACCCAGCCAGTACGGCGTGTGTGCAAGTGTACTTACTTATTATCACCGTCACAGATTTCACCAAAGACCCCTATTAATTCCGATGCGACAGCCAAGTCTCTGAGGTCACATTTCCCTGCACTGGTGGGCCAGGGCTTCTGAGACTCACCCTCACCTTCAGGACACGTCCCTTCTGGTGGGATGTCCAGCCACGTTCACCTTACCCCTGAGGGATGGAGGCCAGGAGGCCTCCCCTCCCCATGGCTCCTGCAGACCACTTGCCTGTGTAACGCTCACCATCCTCGCCGGGCCCTTGAGCTCACGTGGCTCTGGAGGGGCTAGGGGGGCCTCCACACTTGTGCTAGTAACTTCAGAGAATGGGGGAGAGAACAAGAGGAGAGGCGGAGACAGTACTGCCCGAGGACAGAAGGCCAGGAGGCTCTGCTCCCCTTTCCTGGGCCACTGGAGTTACCCCGCCCAAATCTTACATTTATTGGGAAATCAATACGACCCGGGGGGTTCTCCTTCAGACCTCCCAGAAAAcacagtgggggaggggcagctgtGGCCTGGGCCACAGTACAGACCGCGAGCCTTTCTGGAGCGCAAGATGGAAGAGAACGCTCAGGACAGCGGTGCCTTTTGACTTCAAAGGCAAACTAGAAAAAGGCAACAGTAAATCAATTAGTCCCAAGAAAGTACGTTTTCCCCTTGACAAGAAGGACAGAGCAGCAGGTGAGTGTGACGTGGGCGCTCAGAGCTGCCTGCATACGCGGGAACTGAGACCCCGGAGGCATTTGTGACCCACACCAAAAGCTCATTTGGTCCTTTTTAATAAAGCATTTGTATACATCAAGAAAAGGATCTGACAGGCTTTTCTCTACcaattccagtttttaaaatcctgttttacaaaattcagGCTAACATACGTGTAGAGGGCAGCTTAAAGTGAACGGTGAAACTTCTTCAGAACAGCACCACCAGGCAGGATCCCCTCCGGGTGGGTGCCGCAGGACGTCAGGATTTACATTAAGTGATTAAGTGCTCATGTGATCTACGGGCAGTGATGGAATACATCTGAGAGGGGTCTTACACAAGGCAGGGTAATCAGCTAATCCACCCTCTGTTGACCCCTGCCCCCGCAGGGACAGGGGTCTGCAGGGGGTGGCGGTGGCACCCTCAGTTCTCACAGGGCTCCTGATGAGAACAGGACGCCCACTCCAGGGCCCACCCTGTGCAGGCAGAGGTTAACATACTTTCTGGGACGTCTCCCCGTCCCTccgggaggcctggggtgggagggggggtgtGTTTAATCTGTTCCCTCGGAGGCTGGGCCCGGGGTGCGGGCGGCGCCGCGGGGCTCGCTGGCCGGCCCGGCGCGCGTGTTCTGCTTCCTGACCTTGGCGCCGCCGGTCTCCATCCCGCTGGCATACTCCGAACGCAAGATTTCAGCCAGGCGCTGCTTACTCTGGGTCTTCTTCCTCTGAAGGTCAGGCCTGGGGAGCAGCGAcagtggggtggtggggaggggggagaaaggaaactttattattatttctttttttcttctccatttggGAAGAGGCGGATGGCAGCTGGTTCCGAGAGTGCGGAACTGACATTTTTGTATTAACAGAAGTACAATCCCTTCAATAGCGCTTGTTTTGATATTCTATGCACCGCAAGATTAGATACGCTGCTGACAGATTTTCATAACGGTGGCAAAATATCATGGCATTTTTAAAAGTGAGGCTTTGTTCTGTGTTGTTTTCacggaaagaaaagaatgaaacacaCTCATACTCTGATGGCAAATGAGGTGTATGATACAGCAGTTTGCCAAAGGGTGGG from Budorcas taxicolor isolate Tak-1 chromosome 11, Takin1.1, whole genome shotgun sequence carries:
- the BARHL1 gene encoding barH-like 1 homeobox protein, which encodes MEGSNGFGIDSILSHRAGSPALPKGDPLLGDCRSPLELSPRSESSSDCSSPASPGRDCLETGAQRPGGASGPGLDSHLQPGQLSAPAQSRTVTSSFLIRDILADCKPLAACAPYSSSGQPAAPDPGGRLAAKAGEDFRDKLDKSGSNASSDSEYKVKEEGDREISSSRDSPPVRLKKPRKARTAFTDHQLAQLERSFERQKYLSVQDRMELAASLNLTDTQVKTWYQNRRTKWKRQTAVGLELLAEAGNYSALQRMFPSPYFYPQSLVSNLDPGAALYLYRGPSAPPPALQRPLVPRILIHGLQGASEPPPPLPPLAGVLPRAAQPR